The Phacochoerus africanus isolate WHEZ1 chromosome 3, ROS_Pafr_v1, whole genome shotgun sequence genome window below encodes:
- the LOC125122036 gene encoding LOW QUALITY PROTEIN: MOB kinase activator 1B-like (The sequence of the model RefSeq protein was modified relative to this genomic sequence to represent the inferred CDS: deleted 1 base in 1 codon): MADRSFLFGSRSSKTFKPKRNIPEGSHQYELLKHAEATLGSGNLRMAAVLPEGEELNEWVAVNRVDFFNQINMLYGTITDFCAEESCPVMSAGPKYEHHWADGTNIKKPIKCSAPKCIDYLMTWAQDLLDDETLFPSKIGVPFPKNFMSVAKTILKRLFRVYADSYHQHFDPVIQFEEEVHLNTSFKHFIFFVQEFNLIERRKLVPLKELIEKLTSKDK; encoded by the exons ATGGCTGACAGGAGCTTTTTGTTTGGTAGTCGCTCCTCTAAAACGTTTAAACCAAAGAGGAACATTCCAGAGGGTTCTCACCAGTATGAGCTCTTAAAGCATGCAGAGGCCACCCTTGGCAGCGGGAACCTGCGGATGGCTGCCGTGCTTCCTGAGGGGGAAGAGCTAAATGAATGGGTCGCCGTGAACAGGGTGGATTTCTTTAATCAGATCAACATGCTTTATGGAACAATCACAGACTTTTGCGCAGAAGAAAGTTGTCCAGTGATGTCGGCTGGCCCCAAATATGAACATCATTGGGCAGATGGAACAAACATAAAGAAGCCTATTAAGTGCTCTGCACCAAAGTGTATTGATTATCTGATGACGTGGGCTCAGGACCTCTTGGATGATGAGACATTATTTCCGTCA AAAATTGGTGTCCCATTCCCAAAGAATTTCATGTCTGTGGCAAAAACGATACTCAAACGCCTCTTTAGGGTTTATGCCGACTCCTATCATCAGCATTTTGACCCTGTGATCCAATTCGAGGAGGAAGTGCATCTCAATACATCTTtcaagcactttattttttttgtccaggAATTCAACCTTATTGAGAGGAGAAAGCTTGTACCCCTCAAAGAACTGATTGAAAAACTCACTTCAAAGGACAAATAA